From a region of the Sminthopsis crassicaudata isolate SCR6 chromosome 6, ASM4859323v1, whole genome shotgun sequence genome:
- the JCHAIN gene encoding immunoglobulin J chain, producing MKRSLLLFGLLAGLCGAILVTAQYEDEDEGRILVDNKCQCVRVTSRLVPSKDNPEEEVVERNIRLIVPLKNRENISDPNSPVRTNFVYRLSNLCKKRDPIELELGNEIVTATQSNTWDESCNTCYTYDRNKCYTSTASLYLGGKSTTVTTALTPESCYSD from the exons ATGAAGAGGTCTTTGCTCCTCTTTGGGCTTCTGGCTGGGCTTTGTGGGGCTATTCTTGTGACAG ctcagtatgaagatgaagatgaaggaaGAATTCTTGTTGACAACAAGTGTCAGTGTGTCCGAGTAACTTCCAGGCTAGTTCCTTCTAAAGATAATCCAGAAGAGGAAGTTGTGGAGAGAAACATTCGACTCAT AGTACCACTGAAGAACAGAGAGAATATCTCTGATCCCAATTCTCCTGTGAGAACCAACTTTGTATACCGGCTTTCTAACCT CTGTAAAAAGCGTGACCCCATCGAACTGGAGCTGGGCAATGAGATTGTTACTGCCACCCAGAGTAATACCTGGGATGAAAGCTGTAATACCTGTTACACTTATGACAGAAACAAGTGTTACACATCTACTGCCTCCCTTTATTTGGGAGGGAAGAGCACAACGGTGACAACAGCATTGACCCCAGAATCTTGCTATTCCGACTAA